In Setaria italica strain Yugu1 chromosome IX, Setaria_italica_v2.0, whole genome shotgun sequence, the genomic stretch CTGCACATGATTGTCACGGACAAAGTCTAACCACTGCCCACTGAGCATGAACATACGTTTATCTTTCCTTTCGTGGAATCTGGGGTGCCACTTCTTGCTCTTGCCTGGCCTCTGAAGTGTAACATTTGTTCTTTCATGCAGGCAATGAGAAAATGCATATTCCTTAGGAATTGCCTGATTATAGATGGAACATGATGTGAGGCTCTTAACAGAACCAAGTACAATAAAGAAGGCATTTCAGTCCTCAAGCAAAGAAAACGGTAGTTATTTGTCCCTAAGTGTTAGAAGGGTCGTGAGAATTTGAAAAGGGATGAGCTTACCTTATTATAATATTGGGAACGTAAATGTAAAGCATTATTTATCAAAGAAATCTCATACTGATAGAAATGAGTTGCCTTTTCAACAGGAAAGGGTAGTTATATTACCAGATAAGGACCTGGTTGCTCAATATGGCACTTCCTCATGACTGCTACATAAACAGTACTTTCAGGTTGAATTTCCTGTATAAGTGCAATTACTCTCTCCTCTTGTGCTTCGGACAGGTAACTTCCACGTGATAAAACATAATCCGGCCCTGGGTTGGTCTGAAGATCATCCGTCTCAAAGGATTTGTTTTCAGATAAATTGTATTCTCCTGTACAATATTACACGACAAACTGCAGGAATAAGTGGATTTAAAATTCGAGAAAATTATGCAACTGAATTAACAGTATAACCTGAGCTCTCAGACGATGAGGATGTTGCATCCATCTTTGCAGTTTTCCCACAATGACTAGAGCCACCCTTTTCACATCTAACAAGTCTTTCACTTGCTGATGATTCCGAGGTATCATGACAAGAGCTGCTTGAAATATAAAGAGAATCTACTGTGTTTTCTTGTAAACTTCGGTTGTTTTTTATGCCAGCACAGGAAAACACTTTCTCACAGCCATCAGCATCGAAGATCAGAACCTCAAAAAGTGAGTTCTCGATGTGTCGGAACAGCAAGAAATTGTTCTCTTCTATACGATGGGCATCAACAAAATCCCCCCATCCATGTCGGAGTATTACCTTATTAAAGCGCTCAGTAACTTCAACATCATATAGATTACCGTTAGGGGACTCTAACTTGATGGTTCCTGACAACTTTCCAGCGAAATGCTTCAGAAATCTGTTTGGCATGACCTATAGTAACAATTGCAAGAATATTGATGTAAACAGCACAATTCAGAGTAACAAAGTGAAATAGCAGGCACAACACCAGAGAGCATATACTGTCATGCACAAAATCGACAGAAGTAAAGATTGGTTGTGAAACAAAGCTATGTCAGAAGCTAATATGAATAAATTAGTTTTGTCAAAAAATAAGCTGGGGCGTGGCCACACTGACTTATCAAAAGTCTAAAACCATTTGGCACAACAATCAATAACAAGCTTTATATAATATTCTGACTGACAGGATTTACCAACCATTGGAGATTTGTAAGGCTAAATAAATTTTGATGAGAAATCATGTGCGTGGGATTGATGCAGATGGTATTTACTTTATTTAGCAGTGATCAACAGTATGCTCTAGAAGACTCAGATACAGGAAACATACTAAGTCTCTGGCAAGTTGAAGCTGATCCTAATGCAGGGTGACATACAAGCCTCTGCTACTGTTTTAAGATTGTACATGTCACAGAAACACTGAAGTCATTTATGAATCTTGGAAATCTGCATCATCTTCAGTTAGCACTAGCAGTTCTGGCTAGCTCGAATCAAGTTTACCAAAGTACTAAAGATCTAAAGCAAAGTATGTGCAAGAAGACTCATACATGAAAAGCACTAAATCTCAGGCAAGTTGAAGCTGATCGTGATGTAGGGCGACATACAAGCCTACTCTGCTATTGTTTTAAGCTTCTCATATCACAGGCAAGTTGAAGGAATATAAAGTTCTGGCTATAGCTCGAATCAAGTATACCAAAGTACTAAAGGTTTAGAGCCATTATATCCACTTATTAATTCCAACAAAGGAATCATGTCaaacaaaaagggaaaaacaaTGCATGTTGGAAAACAAGCAAGATATCAAACTGGCTTACCATGCTATGCTTAAAATTGGCAGTCATATGCCTGAGGAAGCAGCTCATATTTTGATTCTTTCCAGCTAAGTGGTCCAAGTATCTTTTGCAACAATCACAAGGTTTCTTTCGGGAACCACCATTTCTAGCCATGACAACTGAAATTTGCATTTTACACGATAACTCAGATGGCATATTCATTCTTcaataaaaaaggaaacaatgtTGTGTTGTACAGAAGAGCATTGTATAGCCATAAAATCAACTAAAACTACCATGCAAAGTTGCAAACAGCCGAATAACAGCTCCTGGCTCTAATACTTTCATTTCTTGCTACTCAAAAGAAAGGGTAGATGGGCTTACCTTCTTCACGAAGCTCAACCAGAAAACGGTGATGTGGAAAGAAAGCTGGAAGCTAGGTACATATAGAGACACCAGTGACGCATTCATCACTGCATGACCAGTAAACAGAAGTGATGGATGGGTGAAGTCGGCGCAAGCATCTTTTCCAATCAAGGCATCCACCAAATGCAGAGGCAATCATATCTCTTCTGAAAGGAGCTTCATGGAATGACAGTTCAGTATACTCTAGGCAAAGAAGTCTAAAATTCGGATATTCACCCAAAGATGAAAGGGAATCTGCAGAAGCTGTCATGACTAGCAAATCAAGTACAGAAGAGATTCCCCAGTACTCTAGTCTGAAGTGTACCTGCATCAAGATCCCTTCTTCAGAGTTGGGATCGGTCCTTGCAAACATGATACTTTACTGACCATTATATGGAGAGAAGAAAATAAAGGTGCTTAATGCTGATGCCAACTCAGCCACCAGTCTCCAGAGCGACACTGACGTTTCAGGTTCTTTTGGGAGATTCCCTGGGCGTCTGAAATTATGCAGGTTGCAGATGCGTCAGATAAGACTCATAGCCAGTGCCTTCTCCTTGGGACATGGTGAAATGTATCGAAGTTCTACAGAAAATGTGAACTTATATACACACGATGGAATGTGTTTATTGAAGTATTCCCGTATAAGCAAACAAACCAGGAAGCTTAGAAAATGAATTTCATTCTGCAATGAAAATGATTTTATCACCATGGACAGCCTGAACGATACAACTCCGATTTGCTCCTGGACTGCCCATTTCCGCCCAACCCACAAGTATCGCCGTCGGCGAGAAGCGAAGGGAGTCGGATCAAAAACAGATGGGGCAAGCTCGGACCTGGATTCCGTCGGCAGCGAGCCTTCAGGTGGCACGCGCACAAGGAGAGCTGGTGCCCTCTGCCCTGCACTCTCCGAGCAGGGCAACGCCGAGCGGTCTCGGCTTCTCCCCACGATGCCGCTTCCTCCAGTCAAGTCATCGCCTCCTCCACGTCCGCGCTGTCTCTCTCCGCGGAAGCCCCGGCGAGCATACCGccgaggcgggggcggcggagggcagGGGAAGCCAGCGCGCCCGGGTTCGGAGCAAACGGCTAATTTTGCCTTGACCATACCCTTCGGGACTAGGATGAGTTGGATCAACATAACGTCCCCCGGTTTGGAGAAATTTCCTGATTTAAAAACTTGCATATGAAATCCATGTAAATATTCTTGCAATTTAAACGGACGCTGAAGTTCTCAAAGCGAGTCCATAGAACAATTGAACTGAACACAAATGCTTATAATGGTTAAAAGGGAACAATTAATTGTTAAGTTTTCCGGTGGATCCGTAAACTCCGAATTTTGAGAAATTTCAGTTTCTTGTTTAAGACGTACTCAAAGCAGGAGGAAACATAGTTGAAGATTAATCAGAAGGAATCATAAAATATGAAAAGGAGAGatgaaaggaagaagaagcaaggaTGGATGGCACGCGCTCGCTGATGCTGATGGGTCGGTCTCGTCGTGGGGCCCCTTGCGTGCCAGTTTAGGCCCAGCCCATTTGAACCAAATACTCCAGCAGGGGGCCTCGTCGTGGGCCCTTGCGTGCAAGTTTAGGCTCAGACTATTTTGAACCAAATAAGCCACTCCCGACCCATCAGGAGGAGCGCAGGGGGCTCGTCGTGGCCCATTTGACTATTAAGCCGACGTAAGGCTTACGCTCGCCAGTCAAAGTGCATGCATGTGGGCCGGTGTGCAACTATACAATTATTATGATGCTAACCTGACATGTTGTTGACCATACAAATGATTGCTAAAGTAACGGATGAAATGCTTGTGGCACCTGTTTTTCATGCAGCAGGCATCTGAATATCTGGTATTGGATCCAAGCACCTGCTACGGAGGCCAAATAAATCTTTCAGCTAAATTTTAATACTAGGTTGGAAAAGGACAATTcgtaataaaaaaaatatattcacgCGAGTTGGAGAGGAACCTGTTCGATTCAGtttataagtcggctgaaaagctgaaacggctgatttgttgtgagagaaaaatactgtttggtagctgataagccggctgaataagctgaagcgaacatgtcTTATCGGGAACGCAAAAAGATACGGCTATACGGGCAGACGGAAAATGATTGTGTGTAAGCGGCTGAGCCTGGGCGCCTGGCCATCTCCGGCTTGCCGAGCGGCCGTCGGCAGGTCGTCGTGCCACGCCACGCCTCTCCAGTTCCGCCGTCCAACGTCGGTCTCCGGTCGAATAATCCTGCCTCGCATCGCATGCGAGAAGAAAGCCATAGCGCGTGCCGGCGGGCCGGGCGGGCATATTGGCGCAGCCCAGGCGGGTCCAAGCGCAAGGCGCCAAGGGCGGCTAGCACCCGTAGCTAGCGTAGCCGCAGCTACGTGCCGACCGGTCGGCGTTGCCATGCAAAAGGAGGGGGCCATCGCCATGCCGCCATGGCCATCCCATCCCTTCCCGTGCATGGCGTTGGAATGCTAGCCGCCTTGTCAGGCAGCAGCTGCTCCTGCTCAGGCGTGAATGCGTGATCGATCGAGATGATGACCGAATTGGCGCCTACAGTGTACGTAGTGCGCTAGCCGATAGGCTGCTGTTGGCTGCCATGCATGCATCGGggacggcgccggccggcccggcGGGCGCGTATGCCGGCCTTGTCAcggcgcggcgtggcgcgggACAGGAGCGAAGCGAGGGCCCGGCCGGGTAGGCGGTAGGCCGCCACGCCAGAATCCAGATGTGACCGGGCGCGTCAAAGGCTGCGGCGGCTCATGTTTCTGCCCGGGCCTCTCCTTGCTGGTCCTCCTGGCTCCTGCTGCCTCCTGCGGGTCCCGTCTCAAGGTGGGAGAAGAGGCCATGCTCGGTCGTGGTCGTTGGTCCGGGGTGCATGGCGGTGACAGCAACGCGTCGGCTGAATCGTCCGGCGGTCTTCCATCGCCTGCGATGCAGCATGGGGTCGGTCAAGGACCCAAGGACACACAGGGCGAGTAGGGATCGATCGGTATCTGGATAGGTGTCTGtttgccggccggccgggcgccgcCTCGGTTGCAGCACCCTTCAGGCTCGTCTCTTCTCGTTACGTCGTCCGTCATCGCCCGCTGTGCCTGGAGGACGGACTAGTACCATACGATTCACATGCACCTACAGGTAATAGTCTGTCCTATGTACTGAGTAGTGCTGAGTAACATTACAAAGAACCTGGCCAGGACGCATATAGAAACCGAATCCCATGGTGGCTCATTATGGGTGCtgggttcctttgcttatttttaccacgtgtcatatcgaatatttagatactaattagaaatattaaacgtagactatttacaaaactcattatataagtggaggctaaacggcgagatgaatctattaagcttaattaatccatcgttagcaaatgtttactgtagcaacacattgtcaaatcatggactaattaggcttaatagattcgtctcgtcgtttagcctccacttgtataatgggttttgtaaataatctacatttaatactcctaattagtatctaaatattcgatgtgacgggtgctaaaaataagcaagagtaaccaaaccCGGGCTATGTTCTTTCGTCGTCTCTATGACCTTGATTGGTTGAGATACAACCGTGAACGATGAACCACATCCATTCTTGTTCTTCGAACCATTCGTCAAAGTACAACACCCTCTTGCACTAGGCGGGGTACTATTACGAAGACTGAAAACTTGTAATGTGCCTGTTGGgtctcatctgatgaaactcctctctcatctgATGAAATTTTTTCTCATAATAACCTTACtaagtcagcaattttgctgacgtGATAATAAATTTAATGTTTATGAAATTTCTATGGAACCTTATTGAAACTGACCTTAGTTTCAGTTTCAGCCTTGGCCAAGCTTGGTCTTGGTCCAGGGTTCCAACCTCCAAGCAAGCAGCCCCTGGAACCGCCCGCAGCTCCGCTAGCTAtctccagcagcacctccctcACCTCCGACGGACAAGCCCCTGACCCTGAGCCGCCGCCACGAAAGCGTCCGCCGCCGTTGCCATGCCCCTACGATCTCACCTACTGCCCACAACGGACGACGACCAGCCTCCTGCAAATCTGCAATGTGATCGATCCAGCGGCAGGAGGCGCCGCCATTGCCCGGCCTcttgccgcgccgccacccctctaCAAAGGAGCTGAGGTAGGTGAACCCGGCCCGAATTAACCCCACACGGCGCGGCGATCCCGAGCAGCAACTGCTAGACAATCACAAACCGTGACGAGGTACAATCAGCGAATGGAGTCTGTCGACTCAGATTGTTCAGTCAGGCAACTGACATCATCAACACTCCGTTGAACGAACCTACCTAGTGTGTGACTCCTGATCGATGAGTGATGAGTGCAGGCTGCAATAAGAAGAAACGTCACTACTGGACCATAGCGAGCGATAGGACATTCTCCCTGTTGGCATTGTTTTGTTTGATCGGACGGCGCACAATCGATGATGGATAAGACCGTAGGAGTCCACTCAGTTCAGGATTCAGGAGGCGTGATCTCTGCTAGGATAGGTAGCTACTGAGCAGCTAGGATTCCTTGGCTGCGACTGCATGCAAGGGAAAGCTACTGCTCGGCGGTCCGGTGTGGGTGTGGCACCCCCACCAGCCTGAGCCCACTGTCCTGGCTGCGCCCTACGTACTGGACCCGTCAGCCTTCTGTCACCATCCGTACCCATCAGTCTTCTTCAATCTCTGTCCCTGTCCGCAGCCACCAGCAACTAGCAGCAGCATGCACGCGCGTATATATACCACCATTGGGCCGGCGTCCCGGAACAGCAAGAGTCAAGAAGCACAAGCACAAACGCACAGCGACCATCTGATAGGATCGTCCTCGTCCCCCAGTGGCCCAGTGCACCAGCTTCTCCAGCGGCAGGCATCCAATGGCGGGCCAAGTGATGGAGGCTCACGCTCATCATCAGGCGCGGCTGCAGCCTCCGGCAGTGCCGCCGttcgcgccgctgccgcccagcTGCAAGAACGACGTCCACCATTTCCCGGCCGCGATGGCCACGCCCGgctccaacgccgccgccgcggccgacatGGCCGCCTACCTCCAGCAGCTGCAGGacaccgcggcggccgccgccgaggcgaacaagagcagcagcggcggcaatggcggcggcgcggcgcgcggggagcAGTGCCCCCGGTGCGCGTCGCACGACACCAAGTTCTGCTATTACAACAACTACAACACGTCGCAGCCGCggcacttctgccgcgcctgcCGCCGCTACTGGACATTGGGCGGGTCCCTACGCAACGTCCCCATCGGCGGGTCCACGCGCAAGCGCCCGCGCCTCGCGCatcaccaccatcaccaccagcaacagccggcggcggccaggcgcgcCCCGGTcttcggcctcggcctcggcggcggtggcggcgcgcatCCTCCGAt encodes the following:
- the LOC101754483 gene encoding dof zinc finger protein DOF1.6, with amino-acid sequence MAGQVMEAHAHHQARLQPPAVPPFAPLPPSCKNDVHHFPAAMATPGSNAAAAADMAAYLQQLQDTAAAAAEANKSSSGGNGGGAARGEQCPRCASHDTKFCYYNNYNTSQPRHFCRACRRYWTLGGSLRNVPIGGSTRKRPRLAHHHHHHQQQPAAARRAPVFGLGLGGGGGAHPPMPSSSSSQAGGLLGSLFALGAAAPLLDGPAAPMLEGRGAGLFDLGLGLPVPGGAVGGAGDAGVQMQGLGLIRGGGGGHAGGASSGLFWPAGLLDSDSVDTWKMLPGVGAGAMWPEFSAAAAPAPQAGGLLHGGAQLM
- the LOC101786962 gene encoding B3 domain-containing protein Os03g0619600 is translated as MARNGGSRKKPCDCCKRYLDHLAGKNQNMSCFLRHMTANFKHSMVMPNRFLKHFAGKLSGTIKLESPNGNLYDVEVTERFNKVILRHGWGDFVDAHRIEENNFLLFRHIENSLFEVLIFDADGCEKVFSCAGIKNNRSLQENTVDSLYISSSSCHDTSESSASERLVRCEKGGSSHCGKTAKMDATSSSSESSGEYNLSENKSFETDDLQTNPGPDYVLSRGSYLSEAQEERVIALIQEIQPESTVYVAVMRKCHIEQPGPYLAIPKEYAFSHCLHERTNVTLQRPGKSKKWHPRFHERKDKRMFMLSGQWLDFVRDNHVQKEDICLFLPAKGGRRFTFTVYLLRATATYSRGGAAFQKVGSCNGRSSTKMASVVHIKEESTDAYNVSESNSGGPSEAPYIVSSKSCLSQSQKKIVEEMVGAIQSEVPIFVAIMKKINVDVTRRYRLIELGKQFATSQLPHRGQTVLLQCMKKIWTTKMVIHGGRRRWFLVGGWSTFARDNGLRVGDICLFELKKTEEELTMKVHIISREQF